The DNA region GACGTGGCCGTTGGCCAGCATGCCGATCAGGAGACGCTTGATGATGCCTTCCTGCCCCACGATCACCTTGCCGATCTCCTCGCGCAGGGAATCCAGCGCTTTCGAGCTTTTCTCCGCTTTGCTGTTGATCTTGTCAATATCCATGGATTCTCCTAAGTCAAAATTAAATCCGGGGCAAGTCGCGCCCGCGGCAAGGCCTGGTTTCCCGCCTGTCGATGGCTGGATATGAAAATCGGGAATAGGGCCAAAACCGTATTCCCGATTCTCTGTCAAATTGCATTATCTATTCAAACAGCATAACTTGATGCTTGCGCCGGATTATTCAGACACTGCCTTGCGAACCTTGTTCGCCTTCAGGCAGGATGAACAAACCTTCACTTTCTTAACGCCGCCGCCGATGATCGCTTTCACCACCTGCAAATTGGGATAAAAACGGCGTTTGGTGGCATTCAGCGCGTGGCTGCGATGATTGCCGACCTGGGCTTGCTTTCCGCATATATCACATATTCTTGACATCTTTCACCTTCCAGATTTTCTTCTTTGAGACCAAAAAAATGGCGGCACCCATTTTGACAAGGAATATTTACGCCCCGCTCCGAAACGCCCGTTCCGGGATGGTTTTGACGCCTTGCGGACCGCCCCGCGTTTTCTCAGTACAGGCCTGGGCTGGCCGAACGATCAGTGCTGCACAGGATCGATATCCACCCCTCGGTACAGACCCTCATCGCCAATGATCACTTGTTGCAGGACCGGGGTGTGATTTTCCAGGGTGGCGCAGACCAGGTCGAAGTCGAAACTGCATTTGGCCACCCCGGTATCTGGTTGGGTGTACCGCAGCTCCGAGCGAGACCCGTCCGTTCTCATGAAATGGACCCGGACCTTGGAGACTGGCTGACCCGCGCGGTTAAGCACCTGCACCGTCTGGTTCGGATGGTCGTAGATCAGGGTGAGTTCCCGCGGAAAGAGTGTCCAGACCGGCATTTCCGGATCGCCGAAGAGGTTGAGGGAATAGTTCTCATATTTGTTGGCGAGTAACATGGCCTTGCCCCCGGCCAAAGCCATTCCGACATTGTTCACGGCCGGCTGGCCCGAACTTGTTGCGCCCAGGAGGAACTGGTTGAAGCCCAGCAGCATGTTCGACGTGGCGCTGGTGCCATACCTCGTGTTGCAGATCATGACGGGCCCGCCCTTGCCATTCAGGCCGGAAGTAAAGGTCCTGACCATGCTCACTCCGCCCTTGTATTCCCAATCATAAGCGCCGATATCGCAGGAGGTGGAAAAGTTGATGCTATAGCCGGCCTTTTTATCCAGGTTGTCCAATCCGTTGCCGTCCTCAAACACTTCAGCGCCCGACCCCTGCTCGTCCAGGCTGAAGACCCAGTGCTTGGGATAGGTGTTTTCGCCAGTCGTTGCCACCGCTACGCAGTTCCAAGCCCCATGGTTGTTGAAGGAGACCAGGCCGTATCCTTTGTTCATCTCCGTCACGACCTCACTGCCCGTGGGACTGGCCAGGGGCCCCTCCGGATAGTCTTCCGCCAACAAGCTCACCATGAACTCATGTTGCAATAGTAATTGCAATTGGCTGTCGATCGAAACGAAATCGGAGCAGATATCGGACCTGGTGAAAAGAGCTTTGGTCAGGTATGACCTGTCTCCATGGCCGGGATTGCTTTCATAGGATATCAGTTTTTCCGTCCAATCCGCCAACCTGGATCCCCCCCCCTTGCTCAGTGGCTCGATGAGCAGCCGGCCCACAAAGATCTCGGGCAGATAGTCAGGATTGTCTCCGCTCAAGGTTGTG from Candidatus Syntrophosphaera sp. includes:
- the rpmB gene encoding 50S ribosomal protein L28 encodes the protein MSRICDICGKQAQVGNHRSHALNATKRRFYPNLQVVKAIIGGGVKKVKVCSSCLKANKVRKAVSE